AGTAGTATTGTTGCACTTGATTTGTTAAAGTCGAAATTGCAGACTACGGGTAATGATTCACATGTATTAATGGTTATTGCCACGAAGCAGAGTATGATTGTTAATTATAAGGACAAGGCGTCTTCATTTATGTACGATTTTTCTGACGGGGCCGCAGCAGTTCTCTTAAGTAATGTTGATGGTAAGTACAGAATATTGGAGAGCTCTATAATAACTGATGGAAGGTTCTCAAATGTCGTTTATCAAAGATTAGGCGAGAGGTTTTATAGCGTTAATGACGCAAATCAAGACTATTTACTTCAGGTAAATAGAACAGACGAATTCAATAAAATCTTTGAAAGCGTATCATTTAACAACTTCATTAATGTAATAAAGAGTGCGGTGGAAAGGAGTGGATTAGCATTAAGAGATGTTGATTATTTAGCCATTCTACATATGAAACGTTCATTCCACGAGAAAATACTAAAGGAACTAGGTATACCTCCCGACAGGACAATATATCTAGAGAATTATGGGCATATGCAGGCAGTTGATCCATTCCTCTCATTATGGTTAGCCGAGCAATATGGTAAGATACGTAAAGGTAGTATCATAGTCTTAGTGGCAGCAGGTACTGGTTGGACATGGGGCGCTACAGTGCTTCAACGTATTAAGTAATTTCACTTTAAAAATTTAAACTACCTTTTTATTTACTATGGTAAAACCATGAAGTATTCTCCAAAAACAAAGAAAGGCGAGGAGTCCTTAAATAAGATTCTAAATGCAGCAATTGCAGTAATTGCCGAGAAGGGATTTAACGACGCGTCGATTGATGAAATAACATCAAGAGCTGGTGTATCACACGGTCTTTTTTACTTCTATTTTAATAATAAGGACGAATTACTAAACGAACTTGTTAAACGAATAAATAGGGATATGAGGCATTACCTAACGTTAAGTACTGCGGGACTCTCTGATAGAATATCAATAGAAAAACGAGGCTTTGAGGCATTCTTTGATTGGATGTATTATAATCAATACCTCTACAAAATCTTAATAGAGGCTGAATCAAATAATATCGAACTTTATAAGTGGCACTACATGAAATTATCCGAGAGATACTCCAGGAAATTATCAGAGGCTATGAATAGAGGTGAAATAGCGAGGTATGATCCGGAGGCTTTATCCTTCATATTAATGGGTATTGCTGATTTTATAGCTAAGCGATACATTTTATGGGTGAATAATAAAATACCTAGGTATGTAATTGATGAAGTAAATAAAATACTTGAAAGAATATTAAATCCTAGATGCAATTGTTGAGTGTATTTGTCTACCTATATAAAATATATTGTTATAACTCTTATAAAGCATAAATAAATAATAATTTGCATATGTCAAGAAATATTGGGGATAATATAGATGTGTATGGCTTTTTGTCTAATGTATATGGTATTAATATGTATGATGCTGATAAACCATTACAGAGAATCCTTCAGTATTTCACTGGTAAGATTCCTTCCCTTAGTGAATTAGGTATCTTTGCTGGTCGTGATTTGCTCGAAATTACAGATTATGTGGACAAGATCTCAAAGCCTAAACATATTATGTGGGATGTAAATGGTAATAGAGTTGATAGGGTTTGGTTAAATCCTGCTGAGAGATATGCAATTGAGAAATTAGTACTTGATTTTGGAATAAATAAACCTCCTTATCATGGTGGTAGTTGGCATGAGCATTATGCCATGGGCTACCTAATCTCGGACCCTGGTCTTTAC
This is a stretch of genomic DNA from Vulcanisaeta moutnovskia 768-28. It encodes these proteins:
- a CDS encoding 3-oxoacyl-ACP synthase encodes the protein MRNAYIVDYELYIPNTFIDYKTLAIETGLPDWVIKDKMGIVRKPIERSLSVSDMAKLVAKKLMSKYNVKVDLVAYAGSDFKDKYVWDVAPDVINELGIEGAYGVDLSMQCVSSIVALDLLKSKLQTTGNDSHVLMVIATKQSMIVNYKDKASSFMYDFSDGAAAVLLSNVDGKYRILESSIITDGRFSNVVYQRLGERFYSVNDANQDYLLQVNRTDEFNKIFESVSFNNFINVIKSAVERSGLALRDVDYLAILHMKRSFHEKILKELGIPPDRTIYLENYGHMQAVDPFLSLWLAEQYGKIRKGSIIVLVAAGTGWTWGATVLQRIK
- a CDS encoding TetR/AcrR family transcriptional regulator, translating into MKYSPKTKKGEESLNKILNAAIAVIAEKGFNDASIDEITSRAGVSHGLFYFYFNNKDELLNELVKRINRDMRHYLTLSTAGLSDRISIEKRGFEAFFDWMYYNQYLYKILIEAESNNIELYKWHYMKLSERYSRKLSEAMNRGEIARYDPEALSFILMGIADFIAKRYILWVNNKIPRYVIDEVNKILERILNPRCNC